In Arachis hypogaea cultivar Tifrunner chromosome 17, arahy.Tifrunner.gnm2.J5K5, whole genome shotgun sequence, a single window of DNA contains:
- the LOC112766496 gene encoding U-box domain-containing protein 24 — MSDAIAAELISQVVLNIFDTVKVANEVVIQKENFNKFSSQLEKISSILKSLPIEDIENPESLKNALDVLNQAITVAKQLVFDGHGRSKIYVLMNSRRMVARLKCCGEEIRRALRLIPLASKDISEMLDVEYEDEDEQVLEKVEGAIQERNLDGTYANELLCCIADAMGVPKESDALKREFQELKREMESARSRKDVAEALRMEKLIAVLERADLITSVQEKEIRYFEKRNSLGRTPLEPLHSFYCPISGDIMLDPVETSSRKTFERSAIQRWFSQGNTLCPLTMLPLDTRILRPNKTLRHSIQEWKDRNTIITISTIKSLLETNEQEQVLESLDKLQDLCLERQIHLEWLKMENYMALLIGLLGSRNREIRKRVLLILSLLAKDDTDNKQGIAKVDGALRSIVHSLARQIEESKLALKLLLELSKTNTLLQLIGNVQGGILLIVTMLNSDDVEAAKIAHELLENLSFLDQNVIEMAKANYLKPLLLNLSTGAKNVRILMAETVSEIELTEQNKLSLVKDGAVRPLLGLLLENDVEIKKVVVKCLLKLSSLLENGMVMIKQGVTQQLLELLYSHSLQSPALQELIVATIMHLAISTTHQQAEEERVLLLDSEEQVYKFFSLVSLTELDVQNMILKAFQALCQSLSGFTIRMWLRQISAAKVLVQLVELNTHAVRVNALKLCYCLTEDGDHRNISSHITERFIKVLMNIIQASDDAEEMVAAIGIISRLPQETHITEWLLDSGALQTISACLKDQHKHASHRKQVTENSVQALGRFTVSANPEWQKRVAEAGMIPVLVQLLASGTPLSKQKAAISMKQLSESSYCLSKPIKKASVLKRCFTAQEIGCPAHLGTCTIESSFCMLQGKALEPLVRMLSEQDVGTCEASLDALMTLLDGQTQHSGSKVLVDANAVAPMIKLLSVPASRLQEKTLTALGQIFQLDEVRNKYKAMATMPLVDITQSKDSRLKSLAAKGLAQLGLLDKQSSYF; from the exons ATGAGTGATGCAATAGCGGCTGAATTGATTTCCCAGGTGGTCTTAAATATATTTGATACTGTCAAAGTAGCGAATGAGGTTGTGATTCAGAAGGAAAATTTCAACAAGTTCTCGAGTCAGTTGGAGAAGATCTCTTCTATTTTGAAGTCTTTACCAATAGAGGATATAGAGAATCCTGAGAGCTTGAAAAATGCCTTGGATGTTCTCAACCAAGCTATTACGGTTGCTAAGCAGCTGGTTTTTGATGGGCACGGTAGAAGTAAGATTTATGTTTTGATGAATTCGAGAAGGATGGTTGCACGTTTGAAATGTTGCGGAGAAGAAATAAGGCGAGCCCTGAGGCTGATTCCTCTTGCAAGCAAAGATATAAGCGAGATGTTAGATGTGGagtatgaagatgaagatgaacaaGTTTTGGAAAAAGTTGAGGGTGCGATACAAGAGAGGAATTTGGATGGAACGTATGCGAATGAGTTGTTGTGTTGTATTGCAGATGCCATGGGTGTCCCGAAGGAGAGTGATGCGTTGAAGAGAGAattccaagagttgaaacgcgaAATGGAAAGTGCACGGTCCAGGAAAGATGTGGCAGAAGCTCTTCGCATGGAGAAGCTTATTGCAGTGCTTGAAAGGGCTGATTTGATAACCTCAGTGCAAGAGAAAGAAATTAGGTACTTTGAAAAGCGAAATTCTTTGGGCAGGACCCCTTTAGAGCCTCTGCATTCATTTTACTGCCCAATCTCTGGAGATATTATGCTGGACCCTGTTGAAACTTCCTCTCGCAAGACATTCGAGAGAAGTGCAATACAAAGGTGGTTCTCCCAAGGGAACACTCTCTGTCCATTGACCATGTTGCCCCTCGACACTCGAATCTTAAGGCCCAATAAGACTCTTCGCCACTCTATTCAAGAGTGGAAGGACAGGAATACAATCATCACCATTTCTACCATCAAGTCCCTGCTTGAAACAAATGAACAAGAGCAAGTGCTTGAATCCTTAGACAAGCTGCAGGATTTATGCTTAGAGAGACAGATACACCTAGAGTGGTTGAAAATGGAGAATTACATGGCTCTTCTTATTGGACTTCTTGGTTCTAGAAATCGTGAAATAAGGAAGCGTGTTCTGCTCATACTGTCTTTGCTTGCAAAGGATGACACAGACAACAAG CAAGGCATTGCAAAAGTGGATGGTGCACTTCGATCGATTGTTCACTCGCTTGCGCGTCAAATTGAGGAAAGCAAACTAGCATTGAAGTTGCTTTTGGAGTTATCCAAAACTAACACCTTGCTTCAACTCATAGGAAACGTTCAAGGAGGCATACTTCTAATAGTGACAATGTTAAATAGTGATGACGTCGAAGCAGCCAAAATTGCACATGAGCTTCTGGAGAACCTGTCTTTCCTTGACCAAAATGTTATAGAGATGGCAAAGGCAAATTATCTTAAGCCTTTGCTACTGAATCTTTCCACAG GAGCAAAGAATGTGAGAATACTCATGGCCGAAACCGTGTCCGAAATCGAATTGACTGAGCAGAATAAATTGTCCTTAGTTAAAGATGGGGCAGTGAGACCTCTTCTTGGACTGCTCTTGGAAAATGATGTGGAAATCAAGAAAGTGGTTGTAAAGTGTTTACTTAAGCTGTCAAGTTTGCTGGAGAATGGCATGGTGATGATTAAGCAAGGTGTTACTCAACAGCTATTAGAGTTGCTATACTCTCATAGTTTACAGTCACCTGCTCTGCAGGAACTGATCGTTGCAACAATAATGCATCTTGCCATATCAACCACCCACCAACAAGCTGAAGAGGAACGTGTATTGTTGCTTGATTCAGAGGAACAAGTATATAAATTCTTCTCTCTGGTTTCTTTGACAGAACTTGATGTACAAAACATGATTCTCAAAGCCTTTCAGGCACTATGCCAGTCTCTCTCCGGCTTCACCATCAGAATGTGGTTGAGACAG ATCTCGGCTGCTAAAGTATTGGTCCAGTTGGTAGAGCTTAACACCCACGCAGTTCGGGTGAATGCCTTGAAGCTTTGTTATTGCTTGACAGAAGATGGTGACCACAGGAATATCTCATCACACATAACTGAAAGGTTCATTAAGGTTTTGATgaacatcatccaagcttctgATGACGCTGAAGAGATGGTTGCTGCTATCGGCATCATCTCTAGACTACCACAGGAGACACACATAACCGAGTGGCTTCTGGATTCTGGGGCACTTCAAACAATTTCAGCATGCCTCAAAGATCAGCATAAACATGCCTCACACAGAAAGCAAGTGACAGAGAATTCTGTCCAAGCCCTTGGTCGATTTACTGTGTCGGCAAATCCAGAGTGGCAGAAGAGAGTAGCTGAAGCAGGCATGATCCCGGTGTTGGTGCAATTGCTGGCTTCTGGAACACCTCTTTCAAAACAGAAGGCAGCTATTTCGATGAAGCAGCTTTCTGAAAGTTCATACTGCTTGAGCAAGCCGATAAAGAAGGCGAGCGTTTTGAAACGGTGCTTCACAGCACAGGAAATAGGGTGCCCAGCACATCTAGGTACATGTACGATAGAGTCTTCATTCTGCATGTTACAAGGCAAGGCCTTGGAGCCCCTTGTGCGGATGCTCTCGGAACAAGACGTTGGAACATGCGAAGCATCTTTAGATGCTCTAATGACTTTGCTTGACGGCCAAACACAACATAGTGGAAGTAAGGTGCTGGTGGATGCAAACGCTGTTGCACCAATGATAAAGCTCTTGAGTGTTCCAGCTTCAAGGTTGCAGGAAAAAACTCTAACAGCATTAGGCCAAATCTTTCAACTTGATGAAGTGAGAAATAAGTATAAGGCTATGGCCACAATGCCCTTGGTGGACATAACTCAGAGCAAAGACAGCCGTTTGAAAAGTCTTGCAGCTAAAGGCCTTGCTCAATTAGGTCTACTTGATAAACAATCTTCTTATTTTTAG